In a genomic window of Epinephelus fuscoguttatus linkage group LG23, E.fuscoguttatus.final_Chr_v1:
- the LOC125884008 gene encoding putative butyrophilin subfamily 2 member A3: MRMDCGVLLRFLLVFLWIKLTDVVSKTVLQCPDTSVDAEIGKTVILRCLTVPQMNVNDMTVEWVVNDTDHHVHAQRGGKQKLDDQMKEYRGRTSLFDSKLSEGNCSLRLTVQMSDSGRYRCSVIGEEILSCFTNLTVHERVKINSSGPINKPRDTSSSGSGQTGGDGKTGNDTSSALTPPKIAAISASVVIPIIIIIIAVVIWKCSKSKKEQNKQNMNEKEMRRIEYSKAPGDDNV; encoded by the exons ATGAGGATGGACTGCGGAGTCCTGCTGAGATTTCTCTTGGTCTTTTTATGGATAAAACTCACGGACGTTGTCTCAAAGACAG TGTTACAGTGCCCAGATACCTCAGTGGACGCAGAAATCGGCAAGACAGTGATTCTACGGTGTTTGACCGTGCCTCAAATGAATGTCAATGACATGACAGTGGAGTGGGTTGTTAATGACACGGATCACCATGTTCATGCACAACGCGGGGGAAAACAGAAACTTGATGATCAGATGAAGGAGTACAGAGGAAGAACATCTCTCTTCGACAGCAAACTTTCTGAAGGGAACTGTTCACTGCGCCTCACAGTACAGATGTCTGATAGTGGGAGATATCGCTGCTCTGTTATTGGAGAAGAAATTCTCTCCTGTTTTACGAACCTCACCG TCCATGAACGTGTAAAAATCAACTCTTCTGGACCCATTAACAAGCCTCGTGATACCAGCTCTTCAGGCTCAGGACAGACAG GTGGTGATGGCAAGACTGGCAATGACACCTCCTCTGCTCTTACTCCACCTAAAATTGCTGCCATCAGTGCCAGTGTCGTCatccccatcatcatcatcatcatcgctgTGGTGATCTGGAAATGTAGCAAGTCCA aaaaagaacaaaacaaacaaaacatgaatgaaaaagAGATGAGAAGGATTGAGTACTCAAAGGCTCCAGGAGACGACAACGTGTGA
- the LOC125884006 gene encoding low affinity immunoglobulin gamma Fc region receptor II-b-like, with product MQLTPFCLVLSCLQVSPDRSQYFRYDTVSLSCEDQLNSTGWKVKRRTEEGGIRPCSSSWGTSSSASTCIIRNIYPSDTGVYWCESEDGERSNAVNITVSDRAVLLESPALPVSDGAAFSLLCRAESQSSNHTYDFHKDGRSVGSSSTGKLTIPDASKSDEGLYTCSIPGVGESLGSWVAVKGSLPPSSSAPTTGSCSVSVPRLICHLLVGTPYLVSTILLGLICRDRNRAARMAAERRGSNDVIMEIVV from the exons ATGCAGTTAACACCATTCTGCCTGGTGCTGT CCTGTCTTCAGGTCAGCCCAGACAGGTCTCAGTACTTCAGGTACGACACCGTCTCTTTGAGCTGCGAGGATCAGTTGAACTCCACTGGCTGGAAGGTGAAGAGGAGAACGGAGGAGGGTGGGATCAGACCCTGCTCCTCCAGCTGGGGTACCTCCTCCTCGGCTTCGACCTGCATCATCAGAAACATTTACCCATCAGACACCGGGGTTTACTGGTGTGAGTCTGAAGACGGCGAGAGAAGCAACGCCGTCAACATCACCGTCTCTG ATCGCGCAGTGCTCCTGGAGAGTCCTGCCCTCCCTGTGTCAGACGGAGCTGCTTTCAGTCTGCTTTGTAGAGCCGAGTCGCAATCCTCCAACCACACGTACGATTTCCATAAAGATGGCCGCTCTGTTGGCAGCAGCTCCACAGGAAAGTTAACCATTCCCGATGCTTCCAAGTCTGACGAAGGACTCTACACGTGCAGCATCCCTGGAGTTGGGGAATCCTTGGGCAGCTGGGTGGCTGTTAAAG GCTCTCTTCCaccttcatcttcagctccaaCGACAGGTTCCTGTTCAGTCTCTGTTCCCAGGTTGATATGTCACCTATTGGTGGGAACACCTTACCTGGTGTCCACCATCTTACTGGGACTCATTTGCAGAGACAGGAACAGAG CAGCTCGGATGGCCGCAGAGAGAAGAGGCAgcaatgatgtcatcatggaaaTAGTTGTATAG